The Neofelis nebulosa isolate mNeoNeb1 chromosome 1, mNeoNeb1.pri, whole genome shotgun sequence sequence GGTCACCAAGGGTTATactttctaccttcaaaatatgttaatataCCTCAGTCTACACCACAGACAGTGTAAAGACCTTTCTCTTCAAGCCTTCCAGATTCTTGTGTTAAAATCAAtcagacatatgttttcattttaccacTTAAATGTGGCACTGAAAAAAGGTGGGCAGATGTTCTGATGTAGAGCTAGTCCTGTACAGCATCAATCAATCTCTTTCACTGTTAgtaatttttctttactctttccaGCGCTTAATATTGATCTTTTCATTCTATTTGTCCCATATGCACTATCAGTCCAGTCcaacaaattacataaaatattcttcCATCTGGCCTTTGTCACCATTAGATATGTAAAATGATTCCCCACCCTACCCACCTCCCATCTACATGAGCAGAGAAGAGAAGGCATTCTCCTGAGTCCTGGTGTTATGACTGTGCACTGTGCTGCCTTATGTACACTGCTGCTCTAAAATGACTAACAGAGGTAGGTTTATTTCTTCTGATTGCTtggttattttcattataattagaACTTTCATGTTTTCCCTTGAAGATGCACATTCTAAGAAGCAGTTAAAAGTCTCAATAAAACATAATGTAGACTATGTGGTTAAAAATACTTGATTACGTTTTAACATCTTCCAATATGGAGTCACTGGGGGTAAATTATGTGGAAAGGTTAATAAAATCTAGTTTTATTAGGATCACTTATTGAATTTATTGCTAAAACTTGGAGAAAGATACACTGGGAAAGTATTTTTCCATGtaacaattggaaaataaaaacaatgttaaattAAATGTCCAATAATCAATAACACATTCTGCCATAAGCAATTTGGAAAGAATGGCAGCATGATTGATTTAGTGAAATAACTGAGGAATTACCATTAACAAAATCTAGAGAATAATGGATTTAGCCATAATCATTTTGTAtgtactattatatatatatatatatatatatatatatatatatatatattttttttttttttttttttactattgagtttaAGGTAATGCTGAATAATTCTTTATCAATACTACTCCTTTGAACTAAGTTCAAAGCTACAGAATGCTTCTCAAACAATTCTTTACCCAACCATTCTTTGTGTTTCCACCCAAAATctagagaaaaagtaaagaataataaatataaaaaagtggTTGTTAGTTACTTCTCCTCTTCCTTACCTTTGAATTGACCAGTAATTTATGTATGAGGACAACATGTCATGTATAGGTAAGGGATTAGAGATAAATAACTTGAAATACCTGCTAGGTGTACATTATGGATAAAATAGACACATAATCAAAttggaggaaatgagagaaacCTGTGTCGATCTATAGGGAATTTAATTCTACTTGTCCATGTGTCTGTTTGAACCACTTTCCTCCACAGACTATACTTCCAGAACATTTCTCCTGTGGCCTCGATTCCAAAACTAAAGGAACACATTTGGAGAATTGTGTATACAGTGCTGGAAGGGAAGTTACTAGTTCCTTGTTTTCCCATTGATTCTAACTCCATTTTGTCCCTACCTATCTAAATCATTAGATTGAGTGAAGCTAATGTAACCTGGCCATCAGCGAGCAGCAAATTGGGCCTGAGATTAATTCCTtaccttcattttctcttatttcctttagTCTCTTTATCATCTTTTCCCATCCCCCTACCTATACcattatctctatttcattttaaaacacccagtgtcatgaaaataaatgagacacTTAATGAGTGAAAGAATATAATATTAAGGaatgagagaatattaaaaactGCTTCAAAATCCATATCTTTTAAAGCAACTGTTCCACACTAAGGATATGAAAACTTTATGAATTTGAATGCATAACGGCAGACAATCATTAAATAATAATCCAATCTGATATTCTCCCATTTTGATGATTTAACCTacataaaaacctttttttttttttcctgaaatgagaCCTAATATTatacaggcagcctctagaaCCTAGGGTGAACGGTGTTTCTAACCATAGactatttcaaaatgaataaataatggcatctaatatattcattttggATGTAAAAAGTTCAGGTACTTAGAATGCAGGTAgaaggaatgattttttaaaacacaggcaTTTTGGGAAATAAGGAATCTGACAGTTGAGAGTTTTATTAGTGATGATTCAGAAACTTTTGAGAGTTGAAGAAACAAGTAGCTTTATAAATAGAatctttttaggaaaaaaatgctcTCTCCAGCTAGTACCATAAAAATCAGGATATTGTAATTTCTACATACTCATTCAACTTGTTTCATTTTACCTGAAAAGACATCATTTCATATTTTGGAGAATGATAAGCAAAATGTTCTATTAACAATAACCATCTGTAATAAAGATTCCTGAATGAATTTCATAGTAATAATATTTCCATTCCAAATAAATATTATCTTAACTGCAAAAGAACCTCATTTCTAGTCTCATTACTGAACATTAGCTGTagggaaagaaataatgaagtatACTACTGAGTCTCTGAcatgaggctttaaaaaaattaaatggtaaatccaaaactgaaaatattgcAGGAAAGTAGTTCAcgtgaacattttaataattagtGCACCATTTCAACGATAAATACcggtaaaaaacaaaaccaaaaaagcaaaaccgAACCTGAAGCAACCATTCTACAGGCCACATGGCTTGCAGCTTTTCTGCACACGTGTGTGTAAACAGTACAGTACTGTGCTAGCTGAGAATTTAACATAATGTGTTAGTTAGCTTTTATACAACGTTTAAAACGGTACATCATTATTTCCATCAAAAtttacttgcactctctctggtattgaaagggaggggaaaggCCATTTGCAGAAAGAGGAGGAGTTGAGCAGTCCCAAGGTGGAGCTGTCTCTTGTGTTAAATGACACTGGCAGGGTAAAGCGCTCTGCTGGGGAAGGGCTTAAAGGCTGAGTCAAAAGCCAAGAAGTCTCTTTATTTACGCCTACCTCCCAGCCCTTGGCAATCTGACTAATAACAAACTGAGCTAACAAGAAAGActagaaagggaggaaagagaacacTGCTGCAGCTTGGATCTACAACCTAAGAAAGCAAGAGTGATCAATCCCAGCTCTGTGAAACATCTTGTTTATTTCCTGTGTTCAGCAGCTTGCAAATGGTTAACTATATGCAAAAAAAGTCAGCATAGCTGTGAAGTATGCCGTGAATTTTaattggggaaaaaaggcaaCTGCTTCAGGATGATCTAGCATGCACTCTGCCtgaaatattttcaatgaaatgCTCAGCATTTGGTCTTTGAGCAGAGGTTTTTAACTTTATGAAGCAATGGGACCTGCCAAAAAGTGAAATTTGAGAAGAAAGTACGTGGtggttggtgttttcttttttagtaaggAAACTGAATTTACTTTGAACATCTCTTCCAGCTGTGCATTACAGATAACGTCAGGAAGAGTCTCTGCTTTACAGGTAAGATGAATGTTTTCAGGCTTTTCGAATGCCTATTTTTGCATTATCTTAAAGTGATTCAATTTGTGTtgtttgtcctttaaaaaaataactttgcatTAAAAGATATCCAGTTTCATTCCTACTCATGGGCACAACTAATGCTGTAGcagttgcctgttttctctgagCAGCAGACAGTCCAACAGCTGGCTGCACAGAGGAGCAAATAATATAAGATGCCACTATTTATTTCATGGCATGCAGTGTGTTGTCGGAAACTAAGTATGTATGCCTTCTGAAGGAGAGAGCACTTCCAAACACCATTGTTGATTTTAAAACATAAGCAGAATATTAAAAGACTCTTTGTATTTTGTAGgctacttttattatttcctgacttgaaaatacatatttttgaccTCTTTAACATTGGATCAGATGTTGTCAATATGGAACCAGTGTTCAAATTTGTGTGCATTTCTGAAAAGATTGCAAACTGTTCCCTAGGACATTTTGAAgaacataaaatgaatataagattttaaaaaaataaccagagaTTGTCATTTGGaagttatttattgttttctcaaGATGATGTGACTGGTGAAATGAATAATATTATTTCTTAGTAATCTATGAAGAAGTACTTTTAGTGTTTGTGGAAGCTAATCCACAAGTTGAAGACTCCCAACTACAAACCGTTGGATTCTAAACATAGACTCTGAGCTGTTTAAAATCAATTTCCCCATGGAAACATTTAATCTGCTAACTTTTCCTTCATATAGAAAGGCACTATACTGTTTTATTTCCTCAGCTGCCTTTTACCATTCAGAAACTTCATACTAGAtatgttttcaataaaacaatgtattttcatgggatgaaatttttttttcaggattcttGATTGGGGTTTGGTAATGTTCTATCTGATTGTGAATGTTAATTAGGTTCAAAGTTATTGTTCACATTCCATTAAAAGTAAATAGAAGCAGATACCATTTGGAAAAGTTGAAGAGTTTTGAGATACGGTGTTTATTTACctttcaatttaatttatatgaatttaaGATATACtacttaaaggaaagaaatgccaCTAAACACCGCTAGAGTTACATGTATTTATCTTGTCACTGCTGCCTTCTCAGagttaaatcttttaaaaaattgctatttCAGCTGCAtgtcttaaatttttaagaagttggAATACATGATGCTGTTATCCTGAACTGTCATTTTTTATTCACCTAATTAGAGGTATCCTCAAGTGTTTCAGGATCGTGCAGTTTGTTGTAGAGTTCATTGTTTGTGACTTTAAGCCTTATTATAAAGGAGATCCACTGTTTAATTATGTGATGACATTCAGTGCCCTAAAGCCTATTTTAAGACCTTGTTAGAAAGTCATTTGCTAGAAGTTTATATGAAGCATTGCCTGTTCATTTACAGCAGCTAGAAATGTGTTACAAAGCtcagcttttcttcttcaaggttATGATATTAACCTCATACATAACAATTTAAAAGCAGCAGGAAATATCCTACCTTTAGAAATTCAGTATACAGTCCGACAAGTGAAATTTTAATGGGCACTCTTAACCATATGTATCTAATACTATCAAGCTTATACAAAGTGCCCTAGACAGCATAgttaaaatgaaattcttttcatAGTGAACTACCATCTTACATGGTCAGAGACTTATTTTCCTCAAGGTTTTTAAATAGatgataaaattaacaaatatctTGAGCCAATCATCAAAACAGGTTAAAACACAGACACAAGTATTAGATGTTACATTGTAACGTCcagttcaaaaatataaataaataaaggaattgcATTATTAAtgcatatgtgcatacatatatacatacattttttctaACTCTTTCTAACATTTTTGCATTCCCTACAGTATTCTCTGCTTCTGGCTAATATCATGTATTTGTCTTATATTGTATCCTTCAGCCTTAGATTCATCaactttgtgtaaaaaaaaaaaaaatcagcatcttCTCAAATACACACCTTTACATCATATCAAAGTACTGATGGCCCAATTAAGCAGCACCTCTCTCGTCTATTAAAATGCAGTTTATTTGGCAAATGTGAATACCACTgatgatataaaatttaaaattctccttgacctaaattttgtatttttatcacaGGGCAAGTTCAAAGTAAAGCAAAACATGCTTTTCatagtattagaaaaaaaaataaaagaaaatgtagctGCAGAAGGTATTCATAGTTTcagagtaatatttttttttccttttggaggaAAACCTTCTATTTTGTGATTGTGAGGTtcatctccttcctccctctgcccactaAAGTGCATTGCTATTGCATTTTGTTTTACAGAATCAGATTTCATCACACGACAACATGAAGCTGTGGATTCATCTCTTATATTCATCTCTCCTTGCCTGCATATCTTCACAGTCCCAAACTCCAATGTCCTCGACCAGAGGTTCTTGTGATTCTCTTTGCAATTGTGAGGAAAAAGATGGCACAATGCTAATAAATTGTGAAGAAAAAGGTATCAAGAAGTTATCCCAAATAAGTGTACCACCATCACGACCTTTCCACCTAAGTTTATTAAATAATGGCTTGACAATGCTTCACACAAATGACTTTTCTGGGCTTACCAATGCTATCTCAATACACCTTGGATTTAACAATATTGCAGATATTGAGTCTGGTGCATTTAATGGCCTTGGCCTTCTTAAGCAACTTCATATCAATCACAATTCATTAGAAATTCTCAAAGAGGATACCTTCCATGGACTGGAAAACCTGGAATTCCTCCAAGCAGATAACAATTTCATTACAGTGATTGAACCAAGTGCCTTTAGCAAGCTTAACAGACTTAAAGTGTTAATTTTAAATGACAATGCCATTGAGAGTCTTCCTCCAAATATATTTCGGTTCGTTCCTTTAACCCATCTAGATCTTCGTGGAAATCAGTTGCAAACATTGCCTTATGTTGGCTTTTTAGAACACATTGGCCGGATATTGGACCTCCAATTGGAGGACAATAAGTGGACCTGTAATTGTGACTTATTAGAGCTAAAAATTTGGTTGGAAAACATGCCTCCACAGTCTGTAATTGGTGATGTCGTCTGCAACAGCCCTCCATTTTTCAAAGGAAGTATACTAAGCAGACTGAAAAAGGAATCAATTTGCCCCACCCCACCAGTGTATGAAGAACACGAGGATCCATCAGGATCATTACATCTGGCAGCAACTTCTTCAATGAGTGAAAGTCACGTGTCAACCAAAACCACACCTCTTTCAAAACCAACCACCAAAGCACCAGTTTTGATACCCTATATTACAAAGCCATTCACTCAACTCCCAGGACCCTACTGTCCTATTCCCTGTAACTGCAAAGTACTATCCCCATCAGGACTTCTAGTACACTGTCAGGAGCGCAATATTGAAAGCTTATCAGATCTAAAACCTCCTCCACAAAATCCCAGAAAGCTTGTGCTAGCAGGGAATATTATCCATACATTAATGAAGTCTGATCTAGTGGAATACTTCACTTTGGAAATGCTTCACTTGGGAAATAATCGTATTGAGGTTCTTGAGGAAGGCTCATTTATGAATCTGACAAGATTGCAAAAGCTCTATCTAAATGGTAACCACCTGACCAAATTAAGTAGAGGCATGTTCCTTGGTCTCCACAATCTTGAATACTTATATCTTGAATACAATGCAGTTAAGGAAATATTGCCAGGGACCTTTAACCCAATGCCTAAACTTAAAGTCCTCTATTTAAATAACAACCTCCTGCAAGTTTTACCACCACATATTTTTTCAGGGGTTTCCCTAACAAGGATAAACCTGAAAACAAACCAGTTTACCCATCTCCCTGTAAGTAATATCTTGGATGACCTTGACTTATTGACTCAGATTGACCTTGAGGACAATCCCTGGGATTGCTCCTGTGACCTGG is a genomic window containing:
- the SLITRK6 gene encoding SLIT and NTRK-like protein 6, producing the protein MKLWIHLLYSSLLACISSQSQTPMSSTRGSCDSLCNCEEKDGTMLINCEEKGIKKLSQISVPPSRPFHLSLLNNGLTMLHTNDFSGLTNAISIHLGFNNIADIESGAFNGLGLLKQLHINHNSLEILKEDTFHGLENLEFLQADNNFITVIEPSAFSKLNRLKVLILNDNAIESLPPNIFRFVPLTHLDLRGNQLQTLPYVGFLEHIGRILDLQLEDNKWTCNCDLLELKIWLENMPPQSVIGDVVCNSPPFFKGSILSRLKKESICPTPPVYEEHEDPSGSLHLAATSSMSESHVSTKTTPLSKPTTKAPVLIPYITKPFTQLPGPYCPIPCNCKVLSPSGLLVHCQERNIESLSDLKPPPQNPRKLVLAGNIIHTLMKSDLVEYFTLEMLHLGNNRIEVLEEGSFMNLTRLQKLYLNGNHLTKLSRGMFLGLHNLEYLYLEYNAVKEILPGTFNPMPKLKVLYLNNNLLQVLPPHIFSGVSLTRINLKTNQFTHLPVSNILDDLDLLTQIDLEDNPWDCSCDLVGLQQWLQKLSKNTVTDDILCTSPEHLDKKELKALTSELLCPGLVNNPSLPTQTSYMIVSTPATTTTADTILRSLTDAVPLSVLILGLLIVFITIVFCAAGIVVLVLHRRRRYKKKQADEQMRDNSPVHLQYSMYGHKTTHHTTERPTASLYEQHMVSPMVHVYRSPSFGPKHLEDEEERNEKDGSDAKHLQRSLLERENHSPLTGSNMKYKTTDQSTEFLSFQDASSLYRNILEKERELQQLGITEYLRKNIAQLQPDMEVHYPGAHEELKLMETLMYSRPRKVLVEQTKNEYFELKANLHAEPDYLEVLEQQT